Proteins encoded within one genomic window of Paracoccus liaowanqingii:
- a CDS encoding nucleotidyl transferase AbiEii/AbiGii toxin family protein has product MITPPTPSRWSDLFDEALRIIDQANDSGIDMHDWSFGGGTALMLQIGHRDSHDIDIFISDPQYLPYLNPTIQEYDLDLEPSSYEGDGTRALKIIFDGVGEIDFISCAAVTDAPTENIDVRGRLVAREVPGEILGKKLVFRGSALQPRDMFDIAAAAQVLGEEKIITDLSQFHDAAKTTLEVVQKMDPDFAAAIMERLMPCEGFEQLHKHAHGITRRILESVLERAESLA; this is encoded by the coding sequence TTGATCACCCCGCCAACACCGAGCCGTTGGTCTGATCTTTTCGACGAGGCACTACGCATCATCGACCAGGCTAATGACAGCGGAATCGACATGCATGATTGGAGCTTTGGGGGCGGCACCGCGCTCATGCTTCAGATCGGTCATCGCGATAGCCATGACATCGATATCTTCATCTCGGATCCGCAATACCTTCCATACCTCAATCCTACCATTCAGGAATATGACCTTGACCTCGAGCCGAGCAGCTATGAGGGCGACGGTACTCGGGCCCTGAAGATCATCTTTGATGGGGTCGGCGAAATCGACTTCATTAGCTGCGCGGCTGTCACCGATGCGCCTACGGAGAATATTGACGTTCGGGGGCGGTTGGTAGCCCGGGAAGTTCCAGGCGAGATCCTTGGCAAAAAGCTGGTGTTCCGGGGATCAGCACTGCAGCCCCGTGACATGTTTGATATCGCTGCGGCAGCTCAAGTACTGGGTGAAGAAAAGATTATCACCGACCTTTCGCAATTCCATGATGCAGCGAAGACAACCCTTGAAGTCGTCCAGAAAATGGATCCCGACTTTGCAGCGGCAATCATGGAGCGCCTCATGCCATGTGAGGGCTTTGAGCAGCTGCACAAACATGCTCATGGCATCACCCGCCGGATTCTTGAATCTGTACTTGAGCGGGCTGAAAGCTTGGCTTGA